A window from Bufo bufo chromosome 1, aBufBuf1.1, whole genome shotgun sequence encodes these proteins:
- the SLC12A9 gene encoding solute carrier family 12 member 9: protein MTSESSPLLHYRLFSVSDGALGQTASTLCDGEPTTVGTGPAPRKLSTFFGVVVPTVLSMFSIVVFMRIGFVVGHAGLLQSLLMLFVAYAIIWLTVLSVCAICTNGAVQGGGAYFMISRTLGPEFGGSIGLMFYLANVCACGVYVLGLVEGVLDIFGKDSSDPTNSLRTLPQGYGYNFLYASLVLLLCLSVCLIGASIYSQAAFFIFILVTLVLFSIVLSFLAVGPRQVTIRHGGNVTLIGEYTGINSTTLHDNLQADYTLDYTTGNLMNFATVFAVMFNGCTGIMAGCNMSGELKQPSRAIPIGTIIAVVITFFVYLILFIFTALTCDRTLLREDYGFFRSINFWAPFVLIGVYATSLSASMSTLIGASRILHALAKDDLFGILLAPAKLVSKGGNPWGAVVYTWALVQLVLLAGKLNTIAGIVTVFYLMAYAAIDLACLALEWASAPNFRPTFRLFSWHTCLLGILSCLLMMFLINPAYASGSIVLLLLLLGFIHFRSSSSSWGYISQALIFHQVRKYLLLLDVRKEHVKFWRPQILLMVSNPRTSCQLIKFINDLKKGGLYIMGHVETGDLDTLPSDPVQAHYSFWLSLVDKLNVKAFVDLTLSPSVRHGTQQLLRITGLGGMKPNTLVLGFYDNATPEDYFLQDSAFTPGLSPNDDPFGVDATSLQAHFPPIRSPESPRHLAPKEYVAIICDALKMHKNIVLARGFPSLVRPGTSSSNAALYIDVWPLDLLRPQASAYVDVCSLFLLQMACILNMAASWHRYQLRFFLCVESSVGGNGGSSGLLAAEVKFRELLIKLRIRAIIRVVDWDRVAVLWGQGQEHPGLTREPISKEYLKAANQVVLEEGGMESAVRFLYLPRPPADPALHEHYLEELDTLTEGLGPTLLIHGLTPVTCTEL, encoded by the exons ATGACATCAGAAAGCTCTCCCCTCCTCCACTATCGCCTCTTCAGTGTGTCAGATGGGGCCCTTGGACAGACGGCCTCCACCCTGTGTGATGGGGAGCCGACCACGGTGGGCACCGGTCCAGCCCCCCGCAAGCTCTCCACATTCTTCGGCGTTGTTGTCCCGACCGTCCTCTCCATGTTCAGTATTGTGGTCTTCATGAGAATAG GTTTCGTGGTGGGTCATGCTGGTCTTCTTCAGTCTCTTCTAATGCTGTTTGTAGCATATGCCATCATCTGGTTGACGGTGCTCAGCGTCTGTGCCATTTGTACTAACGGGGCAGTCCAAGGAGGTGGAGCTTACT TTATGATCTCGAGGACACTTGGCCCAGAGTTTGGCGGCAGCATTGGGCTCATGTTCTACTTGGCCAACGTGTGTGCATGTGGAGTTTATGTTCTCGGACTGGTGGAGGGGGTTCTGGATATCTTTGGAAAAG ACTCGTCTGATCCCACCAATTCTCTACGAACCCTGCCCCAGGGTTATGGATACAACTTCCTTTATGCTAGcctggtgctgctgctctgtctaTCCGTCTGTCTGATTGGAGCTTCCATCTATTCCCAAGCGGCTTTCTTCATCTTTATTTTGGTTACCTTGGTCCTCTTCTCTATCGTGCTGAGTTTTTTAGCTGTTGGGCCACGGCAAGTCACTATTCGGCATGGCGGAAATGTAACTCTGATCGGAGAGTACACCGGAATCAATAGTACCACGCTGCATGACAATTTACAAG CGGACTACACCTTGGATTACACCACTGGAAACCTCATGAATTTCGCCACTGTCTTTGCGGTCATGTTTAATGGATGCACTGGAATCATGGCTGGATGTAATATGTCTG GCGAGCTGAAGCAGCCAAGTCGCGCCATTCCAATTGGGACCATCATAGCCGTGGTTATCACATTCTTTGTCTATTTGATACTCTTCATCTTTACAGCATTAACCTGCGACAG gaCATTATTGAGAGAAGATTATGGATTCTTCCGGTCAATCAATTTCTGGGCTCCATTTGTCCTGATTGGAGTTTACGCCACCTCCCTGTCTGCCTCCATGAGCACTCTAATTGGGGCATCTCGTATCTTGCATGCTCTTGCCAAGGATGACTTATTTG GAATTCTCCTTGCTCCTGCAAAGCTTGTGTCCAAAGGAGGCAACCCCTGGGGAGCGGTGGTGTATACCTGGGCCCTCGTGCAG CTGGTACTGCTGGCCGGTAAGCTGAACACTATTGCTGGGATTGTGACTGTTTTCTACCTCATGGCATATGCGGCAATAGACCTtgcctgtctggctcttgaatggGCGTCTGCTCCAAACTTCCG GCCCACATTCCGCCTCTTCTCCTGGCATACCTGTCTACTGGGCATCTTGAGCTGCCTGTTGATGATGTTTCTCATTAACCCAGCCTACGCTTCTGGCAGCATTGTCCTACTTCTCCTGTTGTTGGGTTTTATTCAtttcaggagcagcagcagcagttggGGATACATCAGCCAGGCACTTATATTCCATCAG GTCAGAAAATATCTGTTGCTTTTGGATGTACGCAAGGAGCACGTGAAGTTCTGGAGGCCGCAGATTCTCCTCATGGTGTCCAACCCACGGACTTCCTGCCAACTGATCAAGTTCATCAATGATCTGAAGAAAGGAGGACTATACATTATGGGTCATGTAGAAACTGGAGATCTAG ATACTCTGCCGTCTGATCCGGTGCAGGCACATTACAGCTTCTGGCTCAGTCTAGTGGATAAATTAAACGTCAAAGCTTTTGTAGATTTGACCTTAAGTCCATCAGTACGACATGGGACGCAGCAGCTTCTGCGCATCACTGGGCTTG GAGGGATGAAGCCAAACACCTTGGTACTTGGGTTCTATGATAATGCTACTCCAGAAGATTACTTTCTGCAGGACTCAGCCTTTACCCCCGGTCTCTCTCCAAATGATGACCCCTTTGGTGTAGATGCTACGTCTTTGCAGGCTCACTTCCCCCCCATCCGTAGTCCGGAGAGTCCTCGCCATTTGGCACCTAAGGAATATGTAGCCATAATCTGTGATGCCCTGAAGATGCATAAGAACATTGTGTTAGCGCGGGGTTTCCCCTCACTTGTGAGACCGGGGACCTCTAGCTCCAATGCTGCCTTGTACATTGATGTGTGGCCCCTGGACCTCCTCCGGCCCCAGGCTTCTGCCTATGTAGATGTCTGTAGCTTATTTTTGCTGCAGATGGCATGCATTCTAAACATGGCTGCCTCCTGGCACCGGTACCAGCTGCGGTTCTTTCTCTGTGTGGAGTCATCAGTTGGCGGTAATGGTGGCAGTAGCGGCTTGTTAGCGGCAGAAGTCAAGTTCCGAGAGTTGCTCATTAAGTTGCGCATCCGAGCCATCATCCGAGTGGTGGACTGGGATAGAGTGGCAGTGCTGTGGGGCCAAGGCCAAGAACATCCAGGCCTAACTCGTGAACCCATCTCTAAGGAGTATCTGAAGGCGGCCAACCAAGTGGTGCTGGAGGAAGGTGGCATGGAGTCCGCTGTGCGGTTCCTCTACCTCCCCCGGCCTCCTGCAGACCCTGCTCTTCATGAACATTACCTGGAAGAACTTGACACCCTAACTGAGGGGCTGGGCCCCACCCTACTGATCCATGGCCTGACCCCCGTTACCTGTACTGAACTCTGA